One genomic window of Boudabousia tangfeifanii includes the following:
- the kdpA gene encoding potassium-transporting ATPase subunit KdpA: MSAAIGQILILLIVTVLLSIPLGTYIDRVMNGEHVFLTKVLRPVENLVNRGIGVNRDVNMSGRSYFINVVAFSVMGLVIFFIGLVITGIDPFLAFNTASSFVTNTNWQAYSGESTLTAWQQALFFTTQNFVSAGVGICVLYALVRALIAEKSSGVGNFYVDLTRVVLYILLPLAFVMTLILMSQGVVQTLKSYVIAQMVQGGTQYIPLGPAASQIAIKQLGTNGGGFFGTNSAFPFENPTVITNFVETMALVLIPMALCFAFGRAVGDRRQGRALFISMFVLMIAALVGTFLAEYNYHVAGLTAGNMEGKESRFGPGLSALWAVMTTSVSNGSVNSMHDSFTPLGGFFPMLLMQLGEVVFGGVGCGLYGMLGFVILTVFITGLMIGRTPEYLRKKIDPTDMKMAAVLCLTTPLLILVGAALGAVWPGVTQSIGNPGIHAFSELLYGYTSTGANNGSAFAGLNADTPFLNTTMGIAMILARFIPIWATLKMADSMRAKTKIAVSSATLRTDDGMFIGLLVFVVLLIGALSMFPALALGPIAEALF; encoded by the coding sequence ATGTCTGCAGCAATTGGGCAGATCCTGATTCTGCTAATTGTGACGGTACTTTTGTCGATTCCCCTGGGAACCTACATTGACCGCGTAATGAACGGCGAACACGTCTTTTTGACCAAAGTTCTTCGCCCGGTAGAAAACCTAGTAAACCGGGGTATTGGAGTAAACCGCGACGTGAATATGAGCGGGCGTTCCTACTTCATTAACGTCGTCGCCTTCTCCGTAATGGGCCTAGTCATTTTCTTTATCGGCCTAGTTATCACCGGGATTGACCCGTTCCTAGCTTTCAACACCGCCAGCTCCTTTGTCACCAACACAAACTGGCAAGCCTACAGTGGTGAAAGTACCCTCACCGCCTGGCAGCAGGCCCTCTTCTTCACCACCCAGAACTTCGTCTCCGCGGGCGTCGGCATTTGTGTACTTTACGCCCTCGTGCGGGCGCTCATCGCCGAAAAGAGCTCTGGGGTAGGAAACTTCTATGTGGACCTGACCCGTGTAGTGCTCTACATTCTCTTGCCCTTGGCTTTCGTGATGACTCTAATCCTCATGTCTCAAGGTGTCGTACAGACACTCAAGAGCTATGTCATCGCCCAAATGGTGCAGGGCGGAACCCAATACATTCCACTCGGGCCAGCAGCCTCCCAGATTGCCATCAAGCAGCTGGGAACTAATGGTGGTGGCTTCTTCGGCACCAACTCGGCATTCCCCTTCGAAAACCCCACGGTGATCACCAACTTCGTTGAAACCATGGCCCTAGTGCTAATCCCAATGGCACTGTGCTTCGCCTTTGGCCGGGCAGTCGGCGACCGTCGTCAAGGACGCGCCCTATTTATCTCCATGTTCGTCTTGATGATTGCCGCCCTAGTCGGCACTTTCCTCGCCGAATACAACTACCACGTTGCGGGCCTAACCGCCGGCAATATGGAAGGTAAGGAAAGCCGTTTCGGCCCTGGCCTCTCCGCACTTTGGGCCGTAATGACCACCTCGGTCTCCAACGGCTCCGTGAACTCCATGCACGACTCTTTCACTCCGCTGGGCGGATTCTTCCCCATGCTCCTCATGCAGCTAGGTGAAGTAGTCTTCGGTGGCGTTGGCTGTGGCCTCTACGGCATGCTCGGTTTCGTCATTCTGACCGTATTCATTACCGGTCTAATGATCGGGCGCACCCCCGAATACCTGCGCAAGAAGATTGATCCGACTGACATGAAGATGGCTGCCGTGCTCTGTTTGACCACCCCACTGCTCATTTTGGTGGGGGCCGCCCTCGGCGCAGTCTGGCCAGGAGTTACCCAGTCCATCGGCAACCCCGGAATCCACGCTTTCTCCGAACTGCTCTACGGTTACACTTCCACCGGAGCAAACAATGGTTCCGCTTTTGCCGGCCTCAACGCCGACACCCCATTCCTTAACACCACCATGGGAATCGCCATGATCCTCGCCCGCTTCATCCCGATCTGGGCCACCCTAAAAATGGCTGATTCTATGCGAGCCAAAACCAAAATCGCCGTCTCCTCCGCCACCTTGCGGACCGACGATGGCATGTTTATTGGCCTCCTAGTTTTTGTAGTTCTCCTGATTGGAGCGCTCAGCATGTTCCCCGCCCTCGCGCTCGGACCCATCGCTGAAGCTTTGTTCTAA